The window GCTTCCGTCGTCGCCGTCCGACCCGTCGCTCCCGTCTCCGCCGTCGTCGGTCGTGCTCAGACAGCCCGACAGGGCGACGAGCCCCGCACCGCCGGTCAGTTTCAGCAGCGTTCGCCGGTCCGCCAGATCCGTGGTATCTCGTGACATATGTGACCTGGTATCTCCGTGGACATCGGGGTATCTTAACCCCGGCCCGTCCATGGTCGGGCCGCCCGTACATGTTCCTCTCCGCCGCCGCGATAGGCGGTCGTGGCACGGGCGGGGGATTGGAGTGGAATATTTATTTGGTCTTTTAATACTCGTAATAATTGGTCGGGTGCCCATATATACCGATACGGATCCGCGGTGTGGATATGATACCGCCAATCGCGAGCAACTTCGTCGCAGGGGAGACTCCGGAGGCGGCGCTCGACCACGTCGAGGGGCTCAACGACCGCGGCGTGGCCGGCATCCTGAACCTGCTCGGCGAGCACTACGAGGAGCGACCGCCGGCCGACGCCGACGCCGACGCGTACGTCGACCTCGTCGGGGCGATCGCGGAGCGCGGCGTCGACGCCTGCGTCTCCGTGAAGTCGAGCCAGATCGGCCTCGACGTCGGCGACGACGTCTTCGAGGAGAACCTCGCGCGCATCGTCGAGGCGGCCAACGCCCCGGCGGCGACCGGTCCGGACGGGACGGGGCCGTTTGTCTGGATCGACATGGAGGACCACGAGACCACCGACGTGACGCTCGACGCGTTCGAGCGGCACGCGGTCGCGACCGACGGCAACGTCGGCGTCTGCGTGCAGGCGAACCTGAAGCGAACGCGGGACGACCTCGAGCGGCTCGCCGACCTCCCGGGGAAGGTCCGGCTCGTCAAGGGCGCGTACGACGAGCCAGCCGAACTCTCGTACAAGGAGAAGGCCCGCGTCGACGAGTCGTACCGCGACTGCCTCGCGTACATGTTCGAGGCGTTCGACGACGGGATCGCCGTCGGGAGCCACGACCCCGCGATGATCGAGCACGCGAAGGAACTGCACGCCGAGCACGGCACCCCCTACGAGGTGCAGATGCTGACCGGCGTCCGGGAGTCGGCGCAGTTCGAGCTCGCGGCCGAAGACGACGTGGCGGTCTACCAGTACATCCCGTACGGGACCAAGTGGTTCTCCTACTTCTACCGGCGGATCCGAGAGCGCAAGTCGAACGCGCTGTTCGCGCTGCGAGCGGTCGTGGGGAACTGATCCGAGTCGGCGGTCACGGATCGAGCAGCTTCGCCTCCGCCTTCCGGAGGTGTTCGAGCAGGGTCGTCTTCGAGACGTCCATGTCGTCGGCGAGCTCGCGGGTCGACGTCTCGCGCGGCCACTCGTAGTACCCCGCCTCGCGGGCGTGTTCGTACACGTCCCGCTGGGTTGGCGTCAGCGTGTCGAGCCGCTGCTCGCGGGGAGTCCGCCCCGCGTGCCCCGACGACGACATCGACTCCACGGTCACCTCGGCGCCGGAGTCCGCCTGGACCGCGTCGAGCGACTCCCGGATCTCGGTCCGCTCGCCGACGAAACACACCTGCCACTCCTCGCGGCCGTCCTCGATCCGGACCGGCGCGCTGTGGACGAACCCGTGTTCGAGCAGCGTCGGACACACCATGTCGGCCGGGTCGTACTCCAGGAAGAACTCGCGGACGACGTTGCCCGGGGCGTCCCTCGCGCGCCCGAATCGCTCCTGGAGCTCGAGCAGGTTCCCCGCCCGGTCGGACTCGCGGATCGCGTCGAGCAGCGCCTCGACCTCCTCGTTCGTGTCGGCGAACGCCGTGAACAGGCCGTTCACCGAGTTCGGCGCGTCGCGGTCGGTCCGCGGCGAGTTGTATATCGCGTGGGCGAGGACGCCGCCCGCGGTTCTGTTCGTCGCCTCGATCGCCCAGCAGTTCGGATGCCACAGGTCGAGCGTGAGCCGAGTCCCCGACCACTCGTCCGCCCCGGTCGCGTCTGTCGTCGCCATTACTACCTCTTCCGTGGTACCGCATCACAAAGACTCTGCCGCCCATGGTCGGGTGGGATATTTGGGCGCGGCGACGGTAAGCACCGTCCATGTCGGAGCCGTACCAACACTACATCGACGGCGAGTGGGTCTCGGGCGCGGGCTCGGAGACCTTCGAGAGCGAGAACCCGGCGACCGGGGAGTCACTCGGCGAGTTCCGGCAGGGGACCCCCGAGGACGTCGACCGCGCGGTCGACGCGGCCGACGAGGCGTTCGCGGAGTGGCGCGAGCTCTCCCGAATCGAGCGCGCCGAGTACCTCTGGGACGTGTACCACGAGCTGCGCGAGCGCACCGACGAGCTCGGACGGGTCGTCACCAAGGAGTGCGGGAAGGAGATCAGCGAGGGGAAGGCGGACGTCGTCGAGGCCGCCCACATGGTCGAGTGGGCCGCGGGCGACGCGCGTCACCCGAAGGGCGACATCGTCCCCTCCGAGATCCCGGCGAAGGACGCGTACATGCGCCGGAAGCCCCGCGGCGTCACGGGCTGTATCACCCCGTGGAACTTCCCCGTCGCGATCCCCTACTGGCACATGGCAATTGCCCTGGTGGAGGGGAACACCGTCGTCTTCAAGCCGGCCGAGCAGACCCCGTGGTGCGCGCAGATCATCGCGGAGATGTTCGACGACGCCGGGATCCCGGACGGCGTGTTCAACATGGTCCAGGGGTTCGGCGACGCCGGCAACGCGATCGTCGAGCACGACGACGTGGAGACGGTCATCTTCACCGGCTCGGCGGAGGTCGGCCACCTGATCCAGGACAAGCTCGGCGGGGTCCCCGGCAAGCGCGTCGCCTGCGAGATGGGCGGCAAGAACGCGATCGTCGTCACCGAGGCGGCCGACCTCGACGTCGCGGTCCACTCCGCGGTGATGTCCTCGTTTAAGACGACCGGGCAGCGCTGCGTCTCCTCCGAGCGCCTGATCGTCCACACCGACGTGTACGACGAGTTCAAGGAGCGGTTCGTCGAGATCGCCGAGGACGTCGCCGTCGGCGACCCGCTCGACGAAGACACGTTCATGGGGCCGCTCATCGAGGCCGAGCACTACGAGAAGGTCGCGGAGTACAACGAGCTCGCCCGCAGCGAGGGCGTGAACGTCCTCGTCGACCGCACCGACCTCGACGCCGACGAGGTCCCCGACGGCCACGAGGACGGCCACTGGATCGGCCCGTTCGTCTACGAGGCCGACCCCAGCGAGGACCTCCGGTGTACCCACGAGGAGGTGTTCGGGCCGCACGTCGCGCTGCTCGAGTACGACGGCGACATCGAGCGCGCGGTCGCGATCCAGAACGACACCGAGTACGGGCTCGCCGGCGCGATCGTCTCCGAGGACTACCGACAGATCAACTACTACCGCGACCGCGCCGAGCTCGGGCTCGCGTACGGGAACCTCCCCTGTATCGGCGCCGAGGTCCAGCTCCCGTTCGGCGGCGTCAAGAAGTCCGGCAACGGCTACCCCTCCGCCCGGGAGGCCATCGAGGCGGTCACCGACCGCACCGCGTGGACCCTGAACAACTCGACGGAGATCGAGATGGCGCAGGGGCTCTCGGCCGACATCAAGACGAAAGACGACTGAGGGCGGCCGCCCTCGCGGAGCCGTTTTTAAGTATCCCGCATCAGACCGCGTCCAGCGCCGCCGCGACCGCCTCTATCGGCCCGTCGGCGTCGGCGAGCCCGCCGCGGGCGACGAGCCGCTCTCGAGGGCGACCGACCCGCTGCGGGACCGACTCCGTCCCGAGCAGTCCCGCGTCGCGGAGCTCCCGCTTGATCCGCGTGAACGTCGCCGAGCTCCCGAGCCCGGCGTCCTCGCAGGCGCGACGCAGGTCGCGGTCGAGCGCGCCGCGCTGGACACCGACCACGTACGCGCGGCGGCGCGCGCCGGCCAGATCGAGGGCGTCGCCGTCGACGACTCCGGCGTCGAGCGCGCGGATCGCGTCGCCCGCGACGTCGAGGCCGCAGCGCTCCCGCAGCGCCTCGTACGCGCGACGGCGACTCGGCGTCCGCACGCCGCGCACCTCGGCCGCTTCGACGAGCGGGGCGTAGCGCTCCCGGAGCGTCGGGTCGTCGCCGACTCGACACCACGTCTCGGGACCGTCACCGGCGTCGGTGTTCTCGTGCTTCGAGCCCTCGGCCGGGACGAGCGCGAATCCCGTCGTTCGACCGACGAGAGCCGCGTTCGGCTGTGGCTCCGGCAGCGTCAGGAGGTCCCAGACCTCCGCCTCCACGAGCGCCGCGAGCCGGCTCGCGGGATGGAAGCGGTCGACGACGGCGTCGGCCGCGCGGTCGCTCGCGAGGACGGTGAGCGTCGGAAGCTCCGAGG is drawn from Halorubrum sp. CBA1229 and contains these coding sequences:
- a CDS encoding proline dehydrogenase family protein codes for the protein MIPPIASNFVAGETPEAALDHVEGLNDRGVAGILNLLGEHYEERPPADADADAYVDLVGAIAERGVDACVSVKSSQIGLDVGDDVFEENLARIVEAANAPAATGPDGTGPFVWIDMEDHETTDVTLDAFERHAVATDGNVGVCVQANLKRTRDDLERLADLPGKVRLVKGAYDEPAELSYKEKARVDESYRDCLAYMFEAFDDGIAVGSHDPAMIEHAKELHAEHGTPYEVQMLTGVRESAQFELAAEDDVAVYQYIPYGTKWFSYFYRRIRERKSNALFALRAVVGN
- a CDS encoding helix-turn-helix domain-containing protein; protein product: MATTDATGADEWSGTRLTLDLWHPNCWAIEATNRTAGGVLAHAIYNSPRTDRDAPNSVNGLFTAFADTNEEVEALLDAIRESDRAGNLLELQERFGRARDAPGNVVREFFLEYDPADMVCPTLLEHGFVHSAPVRIEDGREEWQVCFVGERTEIRESLDAVQADSGAEVTVESMSSSGHAGRTPREQRLDTLTPTQRDVYEHAREAGYYEWPRETSTRELADDMDVSKTTLLEHLRKAEAKLLDP
- a CDS encoding aldehyde dehydrogenase family protein; the encoded protein is MSEPYQHYIDGEWVSGAGSETFESENPATGESLGEFRQGTPEDVDRAVDAADEAFAEWRELSRIERAEYLWDVYHELRERTDELGRVVTKECGKEISEGKADVVEAAHMVEWAAGDARHPKGDIVPSEIPAKDAYMRRKPRGVTGCITPWNFPVAIPYWHMAIALVEGNTVVFKPAEQTPWCAQIIAEMFDDAGIPDGVFNMVQGFGDAGNAIVEHDDVETVIFTGSAEVGHLIQDKLGGVPGKRVACEMGGKNAIVVTEAADLDVAVHSAVMSSFKTTGQRCVSSERLIVHTDVYDEFKERFVEIAEDVAVGDPLDEDTFMGPLIEAEHYEKVAEYNELARSEGVNVLVDRTDLDADEVPDGHEDGHWIGPFVYEADPSEDLRCTHEEVFGPHVALLEYDGDIERAVAIQNDTEYGLAGAIVSEDYRQINYYRDRAELGLAYGNLPCIGAEVQLPFGGVKKSGNGYPSAREAIEAVTDRTAWTLNNSTEIEMAQGLSADIKTKDD
- a CDS encoding DUF5821 family protein, which produces MSPDPTLPFADGPGAIGTHADPVLVDPSPSLLTAAVEAYREAAPGLVDPDPSTLRAEAEGDSPALSETLPSELPTLTVLASDRAADAVVDRFHPASRLAALVEAEVWDLLTLPEPQPNAALVGRTTGFALVPAEGSKHENTDAGDGPETWCRVGDDPTLRERYAPLVEAAEVRGVRTPSRRRAYEALRERCGLDVAGDAIRALDAGVVDGDALDLAGARRRAYVVGVQRGALDRDLRRACEDAGLGSSATFTRIKRELRDAGLLGTESVPQRVGRPRERLVARGGLADADGPIEAVAAALDAV